In the Mastacembelus armatus chromosome 17, fMasArm1.2, whole genome shotgun sequence genome, one interval contains:
- the dusp22b gene encoding dual specificity protein phosphatase 22-B gives MGNGINKVLPDLYLGNFKDARDREQLARNNITHILSIHDSAAPILQEMTYLCISAADLPTQNLTQHFKQSIMFMHESRLKGEGCLVHCLAGVSRSVTLVVAYIMTVTGLGWQDALAAVRVVRPCAGPNLGFQQQLQEFEDTQADEFREWLQKEYKDNPFSDDADIRDLLARSTKVNSEEVEEQASTPPGGI, from the exons ATGGGTAATGGGATCAACAAG GTCCTGCCTGACTTATACCTGGGGAATTTCAAAG ATGCAAGAGACCGGGAACAGTTAGCCAGAAACAACATCACACACATCCTGTCTATTCATGACAGCGCAGCTCCCATCCTCCAG GAGATGACCTATCTCTGCATTTCAGCAGCTGACCTGCCCACACAAAACCT GACTCAACACTTTAAACAAAGTATAATGTTCATGCATGAATCCCGCCTGAAAGGAGAGGGCTGCCTTGTTCACTG TTTAGCAGGTGTATCACGCAGTGTCACCCTGGTGGTAGCTTACATCATGACAGTGACAGGACTGGGCTGGCAGGATGCGCTGGCTGCAGTAAGAGTGGTCCGACCCTGTGCTGGCCCTAACCTgggttttcagcagcagctccaggagTTCGAGGATACTCAAGCTGACGAG TTCAGAGAATGGCTGCAGAAGGAATATAAGGACAATCCCTTCAGTGATGACGCAGATATACGTGACTTGCTTGCCAGGTCAACCAAAGTCAATAGTGAGGAGGTGGAAGAACAGGCATCTACCCCACCTGGAGGCATCTAA
- the irf4a gene encoding interferon regulatory factor 4a: MIKVMNLDEDSSLSVSCGNGKLRQWLIEQIDSRRYSGLVWENDEKSIFRIPWKHAGKQDYNREEDAALFKAWAMFKGKYKEGVDKPDPPTWKTRLRCALNKSNDFIELVERSQLDISEPYKVYRIIPEGAKKGMKMSSMEETPSHINTLGYIPPYTSLHNQGPGYMVSQERRDWRDFSPAEQQPLPASHHHGPHADLQYGQCHYPSPISRPWPGSHAENGFQLSFHTYFSESQPSMYAMDHNNAISDFSLHVSLYYRESLVKETTTTSPEGCWITSSSSSSPSSSSSSSPCPEDKVHSGAEIILFPFPYPESQRQGAEMLPNILEKGVLLWMTHDGLYAKRLCQGRVYWEGPLAAFMDKPNKLEKEQPCKLFDTQQFLLELQEFAHSGRHLPRHQVVLCFGDEYPDPQRPRKMITAQVEPVFARKLVYYYQQNNGHHLRVYDHVQEHNTSPTTDYSPQRPLQHIQE, from the exons ATGATCAAAG tgaTGAACCTGGATGAGGACAGCAGTCTGTCAGTCAGTTGCGGCAATGGCAAACTGAGACAATGGCTCATCGAACAGATTGATAGCAGGAGATATTCTGGACTGGTTtgggaaaatgatgaaaaaagtatttttagaaTTCCATGGAAACATGCAGGAAAACAAGACTATAACCGTGAGGAGGATGCTGCGCTCTTCAAG GCGTGGGCAATGTTCAAGGGAAAATATAAGGAAGGTGTGGACAAGCCAGATCCTCCCACATGGAAAACCAGACTACGCTGTGCTCTTAATAAAAGCAATGACTTTATTGAATTGGTAGAAAGAAGCCAGCTGGACATCTCCGAGCCCTACAAAGTCTACAGAATCATTCCAGAGGGAGCCAAAAAGG GAATGAAGATGAGCAGTATGGAGGAGACACCATCGCATATAAATACCCTAGGCTATATTCCTCCATATACGTCTCTGCACAACCAG GGGCCTGGCTATATGGTTTCTCAGGAGAGAAGAGATTGGAGAGATTTTTCACCAGCCGAGCAACAACCTCTTCCTGCTTCACATCACCATGGGCCACATGCAGATCTACAGTATGGACAGTGCCACTATCCATCACCGATCAGCCGGCCTTGGCCTGGGTCGCACGCAGAAAATG GTTTTCAGCTCTCCTTCCACACCTACTTTTCAGAGTCCCAACCGTCCATGTATGCAATGGATCATAACAATGCCATATCAG ATTTCAGCCTGCATGTCTCCTTATACTACAGAGAGTCTTTGGTGAAGGAAACTACCACTACCAGCCCTGAAGGTTGTTGGAtcacatcttcctcttcctcctctccatcctcttcctcctcatcttctccATGCCCAGAGGACAAGGTTCACAGTGGGGCAGAAATCATCCTTTTTCCATTCCCATACCCTGAATCTCAGAGGCAGGGCGCTGAGATGCTTCCTAACATACTGGAGAAGGGGGTGCTTCTGTGGATGACACATGATGGGTTGTATGCTAAGCGCCTGTGCCAGGGACGAGTGTACTGGGAAGGACCTCTTGCTGCATTTATGGATAAACCCAACAAACTGGAGAAGGAGCAGCCATGCAAATTGTTTGACACCCAGCAATTCCTTCTTG AGCTTCAAGAGTTTGCCCACAGTGGCCGACATCTACCAAGACACCAGGTGGTGCTATGTTTTGGAGACGAGTATCCCGACCCACAGCGCCCAAGGAAGATGATCACAGCACAG gtGGAGCCAGTGTTTGCCAGAAAATTGGTGTACTATTACCAGCAGAACAATGGCCACCACCTGCGAGTCTATGATCATGTCCAGGAACACAACACGTCTCCAACTACCGACTATTCTCCTCAAAGACCTCTACAGCATATTCAGGAGTGA
- the foxq1a gene encoding forkhead box protein Q1a, producing MKLEVLCGSHYDMKHFEMSSDAEGSSSPLSAEEELGSDGDCVAHSPSPVTPCGSGKSKPYTRRPKPPFSYIALIAMAIRDSPSGRLTLAEINDYLMKKFPFFRGSYTGWRNSVRHNLSLNDCFLKVLRDPSRPWGKDNYWMLNPHSEYTFADGVFRRRRKRINKKFSREQEVAEHSEQPQSASQSATATKTDSCAKFTSSFAIDSILSTPFKRNSNKEHLPLPPAFTWPRFTEAMTPYSNAPASFPYVKAPCLDSCAAARVPNAYGLFPQTILQYQK from the coding sequence ATGAAGCTGGAAGTATTGTGCGGGAGCCACTATGACATGAAACATTTCGAGATGTCCAGTGATGCGGAGGGGAgttcttctcctctgtctgctGAGGAGGAGCTGGGCTCGGATGGGGACTGCGTGGCGCACAGCCCTTCACCTGTTACTCCGTGCGGCAGCGGCAAGTCAAAGCCGTACACACGGAGACCAAAACCTCCTTTCTCATACATCGCTCTCATTGCCATGGCTATCCGGGACTCGCCGTCTGGACGTCTGACTTTGGCGGAAATAAACGACTATCTGATGAAAAAGTTTCCATTCTTCAGGGGCAGCTACACCGGCTGGAGGAACTCGGTGCGACACAACTTGTCTCTAAATGACTGCTTTCTCAAAGTGCTCCGGGACCCGTCCAGACCTTGGGGAAAGGACAATTACTGGATGCTCAATCCTCACAGCGAATACACGTTTGCTGACGGTGTGTTCCGGCGCAGAAGAAAGCGCATCAACAAAAAGTTCAGCAGGGAGCAAGAGGTGGCTGAGCACTCAGAGCAGCCCCAGAGCGCGTCGCAGTCTGCAACAGCCACCAAGACCGACTCCTGTGCCAAATTCACTAGTTCGTTTGCTATAGACAGCATCCTCAGCACGCCGTTCAAGAGAAACTCCAACAAGGAACATTTACCTCTCCCCCCCGCCTTCACCTGGCCACGCTTCACTGAAGCAATGACTCCTTATTCAAATGCACCTGCTTCATTTCCATACGTTAAGGCGCCCTGTCTGGACTCCTGTGCTGCTGCGCGTGTGCCAAACGCCTATGGGCTGTTTCCACAGACAATCTTGCAATATCAGAAATAa